The proteins below are encoded in one region of Sulfolobus islandicus Y.N.15.51:
- a CDS encoding ABC transporter ATP-binding protein, which produces MSNKLLSLENLWITYYKGNKSAYAVRGVSLEVNYNQVVGIVGESGSGKSTLGHSIIGLLPNNAKVEKGKIIFEETDLAKINKSDFYRFRGKRGIFMIFQDPMTSLNPTIKVKEQLVEIIKNRPNENSVNTLSHWFIGKVNKSEIVRDEKQLIESLKKVGFRNPDEILDKYPHQLSGGERQRIMIAMAYLLKPKLLIADEPTTALDVITQAQVLKMLLELKEEYKSSIIFISHDITLVSQISDKVIVMYGGIVMEEASSEEILKNPLNPYTKGLVASIPNYFKGKGKISSIPGFPPNIFELPQGCPFNPRCNLAMSVCKSQLPKLKSIGESHSVACHLYS; this is translated from the coding sequence ATGTCTAATAAATTACTATCATTGGAGAATTTGTGGATAACTTACTACAAGGGGAATAAATCTGCGTATGCAGTGAGAGGAGTGAGTTTAGAGGTCAATTACAATCAGGTCGTAGGTATCGTTGGTGAAAGCGGTTCTGGAAAATCAACCTTAGGTCACTCCATAATAGGTTTACTGCCTAATAATGCAAAGGTTGAAAAGGGTAAAATCATTTTCGAAGAGACGGATCTAGCTAAGATAAACAAAAGTGATTTCTATAGGTTCAGAGGCAAAAGGGGGATCTTTATGATATTTCAAGACCCCATGACAAGCTTAAATCCTACAATAAAAGTTAAGGAGCAATTGGTAGAAATAATAAAGAACAGACCCAATGAAAATAGTGTTAATACCTTAAGCCACTGGTTTATCGGTAAAGTAAATAAAAGTGAGATAGTTAGAGATGAGAAGCAACTAATAGAATCCCTAAAGAAAGTTGGTTTCAGAAACCCTGATGAGATTCTAGATAAATATCCGCATCAACTTTCTGGAGGGGAAAGACAGAGAATAATGATAGCGATGGCTTATCTATTAAAACCTAAACTACTCATAGCTGATGAACCTACAACAGCCTTAGATGTAATAACTCAAGCACAAGTATTGAAAATGTTATTAGAACTAAAGGAAGAATATAAATCGTCGATTATCTTCATAAGTCATGACATTACATTAGTGAGCCAAATCAGTGATAAGGTAATTGTTATGTATGGAGGAATTGTCATGGAGGAAGCTAGTTCCGAGGAAATACTTAAGAACCCCCTTAATCCATATACTAAGGGACTAGTCGCATCAATACCCAATTACTTCAAAGGGAAGGGTAAAATATCTTCAATACCAGGATTTCCTCCAAATATATTTGAACTACCTCAAGGTTGTCCATTTAACCCGAGGTGTAATTTGGCAATGTCAGTTTGTAAATCTCAATTACCTAAATTGAAAAGCATAGGTGAGTCTCACAGTGTCGCATGCCACCTCTATAGTTGA
- a CDS encoding ABC transporter permease, with product MNLKDITKNMNLTVGLIIILSFLVLTIISTADLHILTPYNPNQLNFSQANLPPSSNHVFGTDQEGRDVFTRSLTALRIDFSIPFLIVGISMLIGTIIGILSGYFGGLLDEALMRITDIFLAFPGILLALAISEILGSTHLSLRLYLSALALAIVNWPIYARLVRAQILQVKNMQYITLAKVAGLNNFQIIKKHIIPHLVSLLLVYTTLDMGTIILNYSILAFFGLGAPPPTPELGRMVYDGLSALPQNWWSSIFPAIIITLMALGYSLAGDGLRDILDPRLGERTNV from the coding sequence ATGAACCTAAAGGATATAACCAAAAATATGAACCTAACCGTAGGACTGATTATTATTCTCTCCTTCTTAGTCTTAACAATAATTTCTACAGCTGATTTACACATATTAACACCCTATAATCCAAATCAACTCAATTTCAGCCAAGCTAACTTACCTCCCTCTTCCAATCACGTCTTCGGTACGGACCAAGAAGGTAGAGATGTTTTTACTAGATCTTTGACGGCTTTACGTATAGACTTCTCAATACCTTTCCTAATCGTAGGTATCTCGATGCTCATAGGTACAATCATAGGGATTTTAAGCGGATACTTCGGTGGACTATTGGATGAGGCTCTAATGAGAATTACAGATATATTCTTAGCATTTCCAGGAATATTATTAGCCTTGGCCATAAGTGAGATCTTAGGGAGTACCCATCTATCACTAAGACTTTACTTAAGTGCGTTGGCCTTGGCTATTGTAAATTGGCCGATTTACGCTAGGTTAGTAAGAGCACAAATCTTGCAAGTAAAGAACATGCAATATATAACCTTAGCTAAGGTAGCTGGGCTAAATAATTTTCAGATAATAAAAAAGCATATAATCCCACACCTAGTCTCCCTATTATTAGTCTATACTACGTTGGATATGGGCACAATAATATTAAATTACTCCATTTTAGCGTTCTTCGGATTAGGAGCTCCACCGCCCACTCCGGAACTGGGGAGAATGGTCTATGATGGCCTCTCGGCACTTCCACAAAACTGGTGGTCATCAATATTTCCCGCAATAATCATAACGCTAATGGCCTTAGGCTACTCATTAGCAGGAGATGGGTTAAGAGATATATTAGATCCAAGATTAGGTGAAAGGACAAATGTCTAA
- a CDS encoding DUF929 family protein: MPSQVVHYIIQYETQVPIQQYGEPSAFYGKLSHLNFAILISGPNGTYIVTTPIVNPIVLEGYTPSYVLNNLDQFPQIVQAS, from the coding sequence GTGCCCTCTCAAGTAGTCCATTACATTATCCAATACGAAACGCAAGTACCAATACAGCAGTATGGAGAGCCTTCAGCGTTTTATGGCAAACTATCGCACTTAAATTTTGCAATACTAATCTCTGGTCCGAATGGTACTTACATTGTGACTACACCGATAGTTAATCCTATAGTTCTTGAAGGGTATACGCCAAGTTACGTTCTCAATAATTTAGACCAGTTTCCACAAATAGTTCAAGCATCTTAA
- a CDS encoding ABC transporter permease encodes MISYKFLIKRAIEAFLVIMAELIIVFYLANIAAPNPASVWAGPEASPEQIQIVTELYHLNQPWYIQLYYYLGNFFTGKWGISPLYQTPVISLIEEYLPVTIELAIIALILKIILEISLGILSALKPNGLLDNSIRVVYTITRSAPPFIVALLLLLILSYYFHVFPSSYYMNPILALHESKFYIQIGGHKYYFWFIDNMPILNSLLVGDIPAFVSALDHSILPALALTLFGFGGIVRLTRNSMLEVLNTDYIKTARAKGLKERIVITRHALRNALLSSITLISVIFAGLMQGSLVVETIFNYYGIGYLVAESLLNLDTPTLIAATVVITIVVVISNLVADISYALLDPRIREAL; translated from the coding sequence ATGATTTCTTATAAATTCTTGATTAAGAGAGCTATTGAGGCTTTCTTAGTAATAATGGCTGAACTTATTATAGTTTTTTATTTAGCCAATATCGCAGCTCCTAATCCAGCATCAGTTTGGGCGGGCCCAGAAGCCTCACCAGAACAAATCCAAATCGTAACCGAGCTTTATCATTTAAATCAACCTTGGTATATCCAGCTTTACTATTATTTAGGCAATTTCTTTACTGGAAAATGGGGAATATCACCATTATATCAAACCCCAGTTATATCATTGATAGAGGAATACTTACCAGTTACAATAGAATTAGCAATTATCGCCTTAATCCTAAAGATAATTCTCGAAATATCACTAGGAATCTTATCCGCTTTGAAACCCAATGGTCTATTAGATAACTCAATAAGAGTAGTATATACTATAACAAGAAGTGCACCCCCATTTATAGTAGCATTATTATTACTCCTAATCCTTTCCTATTACTTTCACGTATTCCCTTCTTCATATTATATGAATCCAATCCTAGCCTTACATGAGAGCAAGTTTTACATTCAAATAGGAGGGCATAAATATTATTTCTGGTTCATAGATAACATGCCAATTTTGAATTCATTACTTGTGGGTGATATTCCGGCTTTCGTATCTGCTTTAGATCATTCCATATTACCAGCTTTAGCCCTCACACTATTCGGCTTTGGAGGAATAGTTAGGCTCACTAGAAACTCAATGCTTGAAGTCTTAAATACTGACTATATAAAGACTGCTAGAGCTAAAGGTCTAAAAGAGAGAATAGTAATAACGAGGCATGCGTTAAGGAATGCGCTACTATCCTCTATAACGCTTATAAGTGTAATTTTTGCTGGTCTAATGCAGGGAAGCTTAGTAGTGGAGACCATTTTCAACTACTACGGAATTGGTTATTTAGTAGCTGAAAGCTTACTAAACTTAGATACACCAACGTTAATAGCAGCTACAGTTGTGATAACAATTGTAGTTGTAATATCGAATCTCGTCGCAGACATTTCCTATGCATTATTAGATCCTAGGATAAGGGAAGCACTATGA
- a CDS encoding class I SAM-dependent methyltransferase, protein MSMFNNTHPEFMRIGITIENVDTRYKPLMRMGISIDEMIYLARRLYPLIRDGKKILDLACGNGLITVILSRLMSDAEFHAVDDWKKVSRDDLIRNIEIDKARIMLGEFKDQFTLSYQDTYFDSVYSVMFLSNIGKDGRVKISDEVYRVLKEKGKFVVIDTLVFRGKIKKDLEHKFKLDWYGEENGFSFFVWSK, encoded by the coding sequence ATGAGCATGTTTAACAATACCCATCCAGAATTCATGAGAATTGGAATTACAATAGAAAATGTTGACACTAGATATAAGCCACTAATGAGAATGGGGATATCCATTGACGAGATGATTTACCTTGCTAGGAGACTGTATCCATTAATAAGAGATGGAAAAAAGATTTTAGATTTAGCTTGTGGAAATGGCCTAATTACAGTGATCTTATCAAGATTGATGAGTGATGCGGAATTTCACGCAGTCGATGATTGGAAAAAGGTCTCTAGAGATGATTTAATTAGGAATATTGAGATTGATAAAGCTAGGATAATGTTAGGAGAGTTTAAAGATCAATTCACTTTATCATATCAAGATACTTATTTCGACTCTGTATATAGTGTAATGTTTCTATCAAATATTGGTAAAGACGGTAGAGTTAAGATAAGTGATGAGGTTTATAGAGTGTTAAAAGAGAAAGGAAAGTTTGTAGTTATCGATACTTTAGTATTTAGAGGCAAAATAAAGAAGGATTTGGAACATAAATTCAAATTAGATTGGTATGGAGAGGAGAACGGATTTTCATTCTTTGTTTGGAGCAAATAA
- a CDS encoding cation:proton antiporter: protein MDYALLSLMLLFTLLLAFILTRLKVSPVIAYLLGGLIAFNYFHFDFNSSYFEILNFLALNLLAFEIGTSFDISRAKELFRRAIGIALTELILILLISYFIGLYLLHLDPFDSLFLVMASIDTSTSILYKIAGNKLAKNDRDLLIAVASVEDVEVFFLYSVAIAINGYFNFFRTFFVVLEVFIASLIIYAFAKYFLTGLSIFRLTSLEDESILILLPIVLVFVFEYISQVTQVPTTLTMILAGIAFSSISGSDKIIKYTAPIREFALIFFFLSVGSYLKITTAITTFILISFIILVIKYFSFSTASWVTGTTFVKAFTNGLYMLPLSEFGIIVSLEAMQQGVNIAIVYYISVVVVLVSSIIASILAVRVNVLQRIIGIVYSQSYFLRQLDSTMVWLNKTLNANLSPILRSVVFRGFVKMFLYLILPYVLFPIINSLVTSIIDPINNLILQYVLYAGEISIALFLLYLFLSQGSRLYSTINNQILVKITKVRSRLFREFWFGLTSFSSTFYSVILTVVYITFEIIPLLYNFPIRLIFIPLLVSLYFIYRYRVPPITFTRISNKNGEELVKLTVKVIKRMRKKRRPKGISRIIHS from the coding sequence ATGGATTATGCATTACTGAGCTTAATGCTACTTTTTACCTTACTACTTGCATTCATCTTAACTAGGTTAAAGGTCTCACCAGTTATTGCCTACCTCTTAGGTGGGTTAATTGCTTTCAATTATTTTCATTTTGATTTTAACTCCTCATATTTTGAAATACTGAACTTCCTAGCCTTAAACTTGTTGGCATTTGAGATTGGTACGTCCTTCGATATTTCAAGAGCTAAGGAGTTATTTAGAAGGGCTATAGGAATTGCATTAACCGAGTTAATACTCATCTTGTTAATCTCTTATTTCATTGGCCTTTATTTACTCCATCTAGATCCCTTTGATTCACTATTTCTCGTAATGGCCTCCATAGATACTAGTACTTCCATTCTATACAAGATAGCTGGGAATAAACTTGCCAAGAATGATAGGGATTTGTTAATAGCAGTTGCCTCAGTAGAGGATGTTGAAGTTTTCTTCTTATATTCTGTTGCGATAGCCATTAACGGTTACTTTAACTTTTTTAGAACATTTTTCGTAGTCCTAGAAGTTTTTATAGCTTCCCTAATAATTTACGCGTTTGCAAAGTATTTTCTAACCGGATTATCAATATTTAGGCTCACTAGTTTGGAAGATGAGAGCATTTTGATATTATTGCCAATAGTTCTAGTATTTGTATTTGAGTACATTTCTCAAGTTACTCAAGTTCCAACTACCTTAACCATGATCCTTGCTGGTATAGCTTTTTCATCAATAAGTGGTAGTGATAAGATAATAAAATATACTGCACCCATAAGGGAGTTTGCTTTGATCTTCTTTTTCTTGTCAGTAGGGAGTTATCTGAAAATTACCACGGCCATAACTACGTTTATTCTAATATCCTTCATAATTCTTGTAATAAAGTATTTTTCATTCAGTACGGCATCTTGGGTTACTGGGACTACTTTCGTTAAGGCGTTTACTAATGGCTTGTACATGTTGCCATTAAGCGAATTTGGAATAATAGTATCGTTAGAGGCAATGCAACAAGGTGTGAATATTGCCATAGTCTACTACATCTCGGTAGTAGTAGTATTAGTGTCCTCAATCATTGCATCAATTTTAGCTGTAAGAGTAAACGTTCTTCAAAGAATTATTGGAATAGTTTATTCCCAATCATACTTTTTGAGACAGCTTGACTCCACGATGGTATGGCTTAACAAGACGCTTAACGCAAATCTCTCACCAATATTGAGATCAGTGGTGTTTAGGGGATTTGTGAAGATGTTTCTATATTTAATTCTACCTTATGTACTATTTCCTATTATAAACAGTCTAGTAACGAGTATAATAGATCCCATAAATAATTTAATTCTACAATATGTGCTTTACGCAGGAGAAATATCCATTGCCCTTTTCCTCCTATATTTATTTCTGTCACAAGGATCACGATTATATTCTACAATCAATAATCAAATTTTAGTTAAGATAACCAAGGTAAGGAGTAGACTATTTAGGGAGTTCTGGTTTGGACTAACTTCATTCTCTTCAACCTTCTATAGTGTAATACTTACTGTCGTCTATATTACTTTCGAAATAATTCCTCTACTATACAACTTCCCCATAAGACTTATATTCATCCCTCTCCTAGTAAGCTTATACTTTATATATAGATATAGGGTTCCTCCCATAACCTTTACGCGTATAAGTAATAAAAATGGAGAGGAATTAGTAAAGCTTACTGTAAAAGTTATCAAAAGAATGAGAAAAAAGAGGAGGCCCAAGGGAATATCAAGAATAATACATAGTTAA
- a CDS encoding ABC transporter substrate-binding protein yields MKSRKAFKGLSRTFIAIIVVVIVVIGIAVGVLLGNHPSSNNISTTTTSSSIISTTTLPSTSSSTSPPNSVSIPSSITVEEAATPVSVDPASSYDIAGGEIIQNVYQTLVFYNGTNTSSFIGVLAENWTVENNGTTYIFHLWPFITFSNGNPLNATDVWFSIYRTMLINLGISIYTSQALAVNNGLGFVGKLPNGKYGTIMLPNGILQALEYAGYNFSSNKTIAMEQAAYDLAYILSHFNVSNTTIQKVMSYPHQAVVVIDPYTVEFNLDYPYSAFLAALSTSTGAIVNPVFVDENGGVQIDTSNTYLSTHALGSGPYILETPIGGSYVVLNASPNYWASKVPTKDLNPMLETPKIKTIIIDYQTNEAVRILDLQQEKAQISQIDVINLQELIGSSGVQQLQNLVNGKTFPTTYTSGNVTIYIWGPSAQIDFLAIDAYQYPFNITAVRLAISHAINPVQIQQQVYKGFAINYVGPLDPSLPYYNSSIIGYTYNPSLSIQLLEEAGFKLTLPNGTTVNPNGKPFPTITLTYQTGSTALQDEALLVQQQLAQIGITVQLNPESAVTIVESYINPPNSSAYPAFQLAGNFPPVLSPIDPAIYLLSQARLHHGNPAFVDNSTINQLIVEAVRTNNPQQLQHIYNEITLLTLAQAQYVWLDDFLAYTVASSSIHGFWYSPGLDGLFYADLY; encoded by the coding sequence ATGAAGTCTCGTAAGGCATTTAAGGGCTTAAGTAGAACCTTTATAGCAATAATTGTTGTTGTAATTGTTGTAATTGGAATAGCTGTTGGAGTATTATTAGGTAATCACCCATCTAGTAATAATATAAGCACTACTACAACTTCTTCTAGTATTATCTCTACAACTACCCTACCATCAACATCTTCCTCAACATCTCCTCCTAATAGCGTTTCAATACCTTCTAGTATTACCGTGGAAGAAGCTGCAACACCAGTAAGTGTAGATCCGGCAAGTAGCTATGATATAGCAGGTGGAGAAATTATTCAGAATGTTTATCAAACTTTAGTATTTTATAATGGGACTAATACATCTTCCTTTATTGGAGTTTTGGCAGAAAATTGGACTGTAGAGAACAATGGTACTACTTATATCTTCCATCTATGGCCCTTTATTACTTTCAGTAATGGTAATCCTCTTAACGCTACAGATGTATGGTTTTCAATATACAGGACGATGCTTATTAATTTAGGTATATCAATTTATACTAGTCAAGCTTTAGCTGTTAATAATGGTCTTGGTTTTGTAGGAAAATTACCCAACGGGAAATACGGTACAATAATGCTACCTAATGGCATACTACAAGCATTAGAGTATGCTGGATATAATTTTTCGTCAAATAAAACTATTGCGATGGAACAAGCTGCATATGATTTGGCATATATTTTATCCCATTTTAATGTAAGCAATACCACAATTCAGAAGGTAATGTCATATCCTCATCAGGCAGTAGTAGTTATCGATCCATATACCGTAGAGTTTAATTTAGATTACCCATATTCAGCATTTCTAGCTGCGCTTTCCACAAGTACTGGGGCTATAGTAAATCCAGTTTTTGTTGATGAGAATGGCGGAGTTCAAATTGATACTTCTAATACTTATCTTTCCACTCATGCTTTAGGCTCTGGACCCTATATTCTGGAAACTCCAATAGGAGGGTCTTACGTAGTGCTAAATGCTAGTCCTAACTATTGGGCAAGTAAAGTCCCTACAAAAGATCTAAATCCGATGTTGGAGACACCTAAGATTAAGACGATAATTATAGATTATCAAACTAACGAGGCAGTAAGAATATTAGACTTACAGCAAGAGAAGGCACAAATTTCGCAGATTGACGTGATAAACTTACAGGAGCTAATAGGTAGCTCTGGTGTGCAACAACTTCAGAATCTGGTTAATGGAAAGACGTTCCCAACAACCTATACCAGTGGTAATGTGACAATTTATATTTGGGGGCCTTCAGCACAAATAGACTTCTTGGCAATAGATGCATATCAATACCCATTTAACATAACAGCAGTAAGATTGGCCATATCACATGCAATAAACCCTGTACAAATTCAACAACAAGTCTATAAGGGTTTTGCAATAAACTATGTTGGACCTTTAGATCCATCATTACCATACTATAACTCATCAATAATAGGTTATACGTATAATCCCTCCCTTTCAATACAACTACTAGAAGAAGCAGGATTCAAATTAACACTACCTAATGGAACTACAGTAAATCCAAATGGAAAACCTTTCCCAACAATTACCTTAACATATCAAACTGGTAGTACAGCTCTACAAGATGAGGCATTACTGGTTCAACAACAGCTAGCTCAAATAGGAATAACAGTTCAGCTAAATCCTGAATCCGCGGTAACAATAGTAGAATCGTATATAAATCCACCCAATTCATCAGCATATCCTGCCTTCCAATTAGCCGGTAACTTCCCTCCAGTGCTCAGCCCCATAGACCCAGCAATATACTTACTGTCTCAAGCTAGATTACACCACGGAAATCCAGCTTTCGTAGATAATAGTACGATTAATCAGTTAATCGTAGAGGCTGTAAGAACCAATAACCCCCAGCAATTACAGCATATATATAATGAAATAACTTTACTAACCTTAGCACAAGCACAGTATGTATGGTTAGATGACTTTTTAGCCTATACGGTAGCATCGTCAAGTATTCATGGATTCTGGTATAGCCCCGGATTAGATGGGTTATTCTATGCTGACTTATACTGA